The DNA window CCAGACACGCTACGCCGAGTGGCTGAAGGCCGAGGGACTCGATGATGCCTTCGACAAACAAGATGAAGCCTGGCTGTGGACACTGATTCTCGAGCTGGGGACGCTGGACGACGACTTTCCCATCGGCGTGCGGAGGCTGCTCGCCCATTCGGTGATCAACGGCAGCATCGAGAACGCTCGCGAGCACCTGCGGGCCTATCGCCGGCGTGAGCCAGAACGCACCGCCGAGGCGGTCAAGCAACTTCGAACCCGTTGCCCCGTGTTCTCCGCCGCGCTGGGCGAGAGCTTCGTCGGCACGGGCGCGCCGTCCCTCGTTCAGCGGCTTCGCACCGGAAGCACCTCCACCGAGCAACCCCCCGCGGGGGATGCGAAGCCAGTCCAGCCCCAGGCCCCGTCCACCGCCCACGCAGCGGCGGCACGCAAGTACACCTGGTACGTCATCATCGGCCTCATCGTCCTGGTGATGCTCGCCGTGGGCGTGGAGGTCCTCGGCGAATCCTCCGCCAACAAGCCGCAACCCTCACGGCAGGACCACGCCACCACCGCGCGCGCGGAGGCACGGGTGCTGTGCGAGGAGACACCGGACGCGGAGACGAAGCCCCCCTGCTCGAAGCTCTTCGAGATGATCTCCTCGGCCCAAGCGGGGGCCTGCTCCGAAGTCTCCACGAACTACCTGCGGCTTCGCATCGCGGTGGAGGAGATGACCACGCGAAGCCCCGCCGACATCCAGGCCGCCGCGGCGCGACGGCTTCGGCGGAACCACGCGCAAACCCGTCTTGAAACAGAGCTCCGAGCCCTCTGTCCCCAAAGCCTATGAGCCACCCGACTCCGTCTTTCATCCTTGGCATCGACCTGGGCACGACCTACTCCCTCGTGTCCGTGTTCAGGGATGGCCGCCCGGTCCTCATCCCCAATGCGCTGGGAGAGTTCCTGACGCCCAGCGCCGTCGCGCTCGATGAACACGGGAACATGTTGGTGGGCGCGGCGGCACGGGCTCGCGCGGTCCTCCACCCCGAACAGGCCGCCTTCGCGTTCAAGCGAGACATGGGCACGTCGCGGACCTACCGGCTGGGCAACCGCGACTATTCGCCGCAAGAGTTGTCGGCGCTGATCCTCTCATCGCTCAAGCGCGACGCGGAGGTGTTCCTCGGGTACCCCGTCGAAGAGGCCGTCATCACCGTGCCCGCCTACTTCGGGGACCCGCAGCGGCAGGCCACCAAGGACGCGGGGGCCATCGCCGGGCTCAAGGTGGAGCGCATCATCAACGAGCCCACCGCGGCAGCGCTCGCCTATGGATTGCACGAGCGGCAGCGGGAACTGAAGGCCGTCGTGCTGGACCTCGGCGGTGGGACGTTCGACGTCACGGTGCTGGAAATCATCGAAGGCGTGGTGGAGATCCAATCCTCGGCTGGCGATGCACGGCTCGGAGGCGAGGACTTCGACACGTTGCTGGCGCGCCACCTCGCGATGCAACTGCGTCACTCCAAGGGCGTGGACCTGGAAGCCCATGCCCCCGGTTGGGCTCGGATGAGGGAAGCGTGCGAAGCGGCCAAGCGGCGCCTGTCACAGACAGACCGCACCCTCATCGTGCTCCCCGAGCTTCCCGTGGGCGAGGGGCGCAAGGTCGACTTTGAGTTCACCCTCACGCGAGAAGAAGCTGAACACGCCTGGGCCCCGGCGCTCGAACGGATGCGGGGCCCCATTCATCAGGCGTTGCAGGATGCCTCGCTCAAGGCTTCCGACATCGACGAGGTCCTGCTCGTCGGCGGCTCGACGCGAATGCCCGTGGTGGCCAGCTTCGCGACGCAGGTCTTCGGACGGCTGCCCTTGCGCAAGCTGCCCCCGGACGAAGCCGTGTCCATGGGCGCGGCGGTGCAGGCGGCGATGAAGGCCGGAGACCAGGCCGTGGATGACCTGGTCGTCACGGACGTGGCGCCCTTCACGTTGGGGGTGAGCACCGCCGCCCAGCAGGGCCACCGGCGCATCACCGGAATCTTCAGCCCCATCCTGGAGCGAGGCACCGTCATCCCGGCCAGCCGCGTGGAGCGCTACTGGACGGCCGGCGACTTCCAGCGGGAGATTCGGCTGGAGGTCTACCAAGGCGAACATGCGCAGTGCAGCGACAACGTGAAGCTGGGCCAGTACGCGTTCAGCGGATTGCCGCCAGCACCCGCGGGTGAGCAGTCCATCGACGTGCGCTTCACGTATGACCTCAATGGCATCCTCGAGGTGGAAATCACCGTCGTCGCCACGGGCCGCAAGGAGTCGTTCGTCATCGAGCAGCGCCCCGGCAAGCTCACTCCCGCGCAGATTGAAGAGGCGCGCCGAGCCATGTCCGCGCTGAAGCTCCATCCCCAGGACGCACTGCCCAACACGACGGCCCTGGCCCGCGCGGATGCCTTGCACGTCCAGCTCACGGGCCTGCCTCGTGAGGAGCTGGCGTCGGCCATCGCCTCGTTCCGGCTGGCGCTCGAGAGCCAGCGCCCCGAGCTCATCACCCCCGCGAGAGAACACCTCACGGCGCTCGTCACTCGCCTGCGCGAGCGCTGAGTCCTGGCCTCAGAAGTCCAGGACCATCTCGAACTGTGTGAGCGGTGACTGCGCGAAACCCGCGCCGAGGAAGAATCGCTCGCACAACCCTTCGGGGATGATGGCGCTCACCACCACCGTCTTCCCGGGATGCGCGGCGGCCAGGGCTCGCAGCAACCTCCGGCCCGCGCCCTGCCCTCGCGATGACGGCTCCACCCCCAGCGACCGCAGCCCCAACGAGGGCGCGGAGACGTCCGTCACCACCGCGCAGGCCGGGCCACAGCGGAAGGCCCTCGCGGGCAAGGACAACCCTCGCACCGTCGCCGCGTCGAGCTGCCACGGCAACCCGTCCGGCAGCAGCTTCGCGCACTCGCCCAGGTCCACTTCTTCCAGGGCCCCCGACTCCGGTGCGGGCGTCCCCGTGAAGCCCACCAGGCGCCGCGTCTTCCGGAAGCCCAGGCGCTCATAGAGCTTCACCGCGGGGGTGTTCTGCTCGATGACCTCCAACACCATCCTCGCGTCCCCGCGCGCTCGCGCCTCCTCCATCAGTGGACGCAGCATCGCGCCCCCCAGCCCCTGGCCTCGATGACTGGGAATGATGCCCATGCCCGCGACCCGGCTGACGCGTCCTCGCCGCGCCATCAACACGAGTCCCGCGGACTCACCGGACACCCTCGCGACACGGCTCTCCATCAACGAGATGTGCTCACTGCGCACCCTCGCATCGAAGGCCTGCGGTGCATCGGGAACCGGGACGAAGTACCCCTCGAATGAGCGGGCGAACAACGAGGACAGCGACAGGAAGGGCAGCTCGGCGGCGCGTACGAGTTCCATGGGAATCGCCCCTCAACCGTGAAGCCTCCGGACCATTCCACACCTTCGTGGAATCCGACAGGAGCCAGGACCTCCGCGCGAGGCCGCCTCCACCGTCACGACGGACGATGGAGGCAGCGGGACGACGTGAAGCTCAGGTCGTCAACGAGAAGGTGATGCGGATACCGCCCAGCAGGTACTCCTCACCGTCAGATACCTGCCGACGGGAGATGCGCGCGTTGTCGAACCAGGTTCCGTTCGAGGACTTGAGGTCCTCGATGAACACGTTGGTTCCATCCCGCGACACCACCGCGTGCTCACGCGACACCCGGGCGGACTTCACCATCAGGTCGGCGCTCGGCCCACGGCCCAGGATGAAGCGCTCCTTGCCGACGACCACGGGCTCACCCTCGTCGAGCTTGACGGTCACCTTCAGCTCCGGCTTGGCCTGGACGATGATCGTCTTGTCCGGCTTCGGCTTCACGGGGGCCGGAACCTTGCGGTCCTCGGTGATGGGGTCCTCCTCGTCCAGCAGCGCCGGCTCACCCGGGGCCGACGCCGCGGCGTCCGTGTCGGGAGCTTCCCCGTCATCCAGCAACGCGGGCTCGCTCGACGCCGCGACCTCATCAGCGTCCGCGGCTTCGTCCTCTCCCGTGGAGGCCTCCTCGTCGTCGGAGTCCTCGCCGTCCGAAGCCTCCTCATCGTCCGAGGCGTCGTCGTCGGAGTCCTCGTCGTCCGAAGCTTCCTCATCATCCGAGGCTTCGTCGTCGGAGTCCTCGTCGTCCGAAGCTTCCTCATCGTCCGAGGCTTCGTCGTCCGCATCCGCGTCGTCGGAGGAGTCCTCGTCGTCCGAATC is part of the Myxococcus landrumus genome and encodes:
- a CDS encoding Hsp70 family protein; translated protein: MSHPTPSFILGIDLGTTYSLVSVFRDGRPVLIPNALGEFLTPSAVALDEHGNMLVGAAARARAVLHPEQAAFAFKRDMGTSRTYRLGNRDYSPQELSALILSSLKRDAEVFLGYPVEEAVITVPAYFGDPQRQATKDAGAIAGLKVERIINEPTAAALAYGLHERQRELKAVVLDLGGGTFDVTVLEIIEGVVEIQSSAGDARLGGEDFDTLLARHLAMQLRHSKGVDLEAHAPGWARMREACEAAKRRLSQTDRTLIVLPELPVGEGRKVDFEFTLTREEAEHAWAPALERMRGPIHQALQDASLKASDIDEVLLVGGSTRMPVVASFATQVFGRLPLRKLPPDEAVSMGAAVQAAMKAGDQAVDDLVVTDVAPFTLGVSTAAQQGHRRITGIFSPILERGTVIPASRVERYWTAGDFQREIRLEVYQGEHAQCSDNVKLGQYAFSGLPPAPAGEQSIDVRFTYDLNGILEVEITVVATGRKESFVIEQRPGKLTPAQIEEARRAMSALKLHPQDALPNTTALARADALHVQLTGLPREELASAIASFRLALESQRPELITPAREHLTALVTRLRER
- a CDS encoding GNAT family N-acetyltransferase yields the protein MELVRAAELPFLSLSSLFARSFEGYFVPVPDAPQAFDARVRSEHISLMESRVARVSGESAGLVLMARRGRVSRVAGMGIIPSHRGQGLGGAMLRPLMEEARARGDARMVLEVIEQNTPAVKLYERLGFRKTRRLVGFTGTPAPESGALEEVDLGECAKLLPDGLPWQLDAATVRGLSLPARAFRCGPACAVVTDVSAPSLGLRSLGVEPSSRGQGAGRRLLRALAAAHPGKTVVVSAIIPEGLCERFFLGAGFAQSPLTQFEMVLDF
- a CDS encoding FHA domain-containing protein, encoding MNRTPRKVEVADPLWNALEAMSREMGVDKDVLVNQAIFALARQFGFIQTTQVNLAEAASAQAPVVTREAPVVVAAPVVAAKALVESTPTVEVAARVQELVRDVEEKVEARAAPAPVPAPVAVEEVEEDEEEEPQTGEHEGVPDDAEEDAPASAEVPAAASEEIEEKPPVDVEALREAVAVRVRDVVSDVDRMVEAVEPKAAEEDSDDDSDDEEDSDDEDSSDDADADDEASDDEEASDDEDSDDEASDDEEASDDEDSDDDASDDEEASDGEDSDDEEASTGEDEAADADEVAASSEPALLDDGEAPDTDAAASAPGEPALLDEEDPITEDRKVPAPVKPKPDKTIIVQAKPELKVTVKLDEGEPVVVGKERFILGRGPSADLMVKSARVSREHAVVSRDGTNVFIEDLKSSNGTWFDNARISRRQVSDGEEYLLGGIRITFSLTT